In a genomic window of Sus scrofa isolate TJ Tabasco breed Duroc chromosome 4, Sscrofa11.1, whole genome shotgun sequence:
- the RPL7 gene encoding 60S ribosomal protein L7 (The RefSeq protein has 1 substitution compared to this genomic sequence), translating into MEGADVKEKKKKVPAVPETLKKKRKNFAELRIKRLRKKFAQKMLRKARRKLIYEKAKHYHKEYRQMYRTEIRMARMARKAGNFYVPAEPKLAFVIRIRGINGVSPKVRKVLQLLRLRQIFNGTFVKLNKASINMLRIVEPYIAWGYPNLKSVNELIYKRGYGKINKKRIALTDNALIARSLGKYGIICMEDLIHEIYTVGKRFKEANNFLWPFKLSSPRGGMKKKTTHFVEGEDAGNREDQINRLIRRMN; encoded by the exons ATGGAGGGCGCAGA tgtcaaagagaagaaaaagaaggttcCTGCTGTGCCAGAAACCCTTAAGAAAAAGCGAAAGAATTTCGCAGAGCTTAGGATTAAGCGCCTGAGAAAGAAGTTTGCCCAGAAGATG CTTCGAAAGGCAAGGAGGAAGCTTATCTACGAAAAAGCCAAGCACTATCACAAGGAATACAGGCAAATGTACAGAACTGAGATTCGAATGGCTAGGATGGCAAGAAAAGCTGGCAACTTCTATGTACCTGCGGAACCCAAATTGGCATTTGTCATCAGGATCAGAGG TATCAATGGTGTGAGCCCAAAGGTCAGAAAGGTGTTGCAGCTTCTTCGCCTCCGTCAGATCTTTAATGGCACCTTTGTGAAGCTCAACAAGGCTTCAATTAACATGCTGAGAATTGTGGAACCATATATCGCCTGGGG gtATCCAAACCTGAAGTCAGTAAATGAATTGATCTACAAGCGTGGTTACGGCAAAATCAACAAGAAGCGAATTGCCCTGACAGATAACGCATTGATTGCTCGTTCTCTTG GTAAATACGGCATCATCTGCATGGAGGATCTGATTCATGAGATCTATACTGTTGGAAAACGTTTCAAAGAAGCAAACAACTTCCTGTGGCCCTTCAAATTGTCTTCTCCACGAGGTGGAATGAAGAAAAAGACCACCCATTTTGTAGAAGGGGGAGATGCTGGCAACAGGGAAGACCAGATCAACAGACTTATTAGAAGGATGAATTAA